The Pukyongia salina genome segment GAGATACTATTGGCGGAGTATTATTTGAAAGTGTTTATTAAATACTCGTTAGACAAAGATTTCAATATAGCGGAAGCCAGAGCAAAACTTCTTCTAGGTTTTCCAACTGAACAAACAATTAGATTTTTTATTGACCTATTAATTTTATTAAAGGATTCAACCAACGACATAAAAGCTTCGGAAACAATTGAAAAAAGAAAATTATTGTTTCCATTATTAGCAACGTTGGCGACAGAAAAAAACAATAACCTATTCTGTAATAGCTTATACTACGAGTGGTTCAACAAATACCCTATAAAACCAGATGAAATAGAATATCCAATAGAACTAATTGAAGATTGGGCTTTTAATAAATCTAAAATTGACAAGATACTTGATTTGTGCAAGGAAATAATAAACTCAAATAACACTTACTTGCTTACAAAAAGTGATTTAAAATCATCGTTATACGACAATGAGCTAACGTTAATCCAAAATACCTCTATTAATGAATTACCTCTTGATTTTGATAAATGGATAGCTTTACTAGTTGGAAACAGACTATGTAATGACTTAAGCAATATTAACAAACCTGTATTATTCAATAGAGAGTATAAAATAAACCCTAAAAAGTTATTTGACTTAATAATTCAATCTACTAATAGAAGAATAAATGAAAACAATATTCCAGAATGGGGTAGAAATTTATTTAAAGGAATTGATATGAGTCAAATCAACGAACGTACTTCATTATATGCCATTTTGAATCATCTAGATTTCTCATTTAGCTACCTTAAAAATATTGACTTTAGTGGTTGTTTATTAGGAGATACGAAATTTAATCATATAACTTTAGTTAATGTGAATTTTTCACATAGTTATATGTGGAGTACTAGCTTCAAGAATATAAATTCCATAGAAGAATGTAGATGTTGGAACACAATCATTGCGGATTTACTTATCCCTTTTAATTTAATGCCAAATAAAGTTGAAAATAGAAGAGAAATTAGAGAAAATGTTATGTTTAACAACATTAAAATTCCAATTATACCTGATGATAAAAAGGGCAAATTTGAATTTAGATATTTGAGAAGTGTTACATCGATTACGACTGAATTATTTGCTTATTTCTATGCTACAAAGGATATTTCAATTAGAAAAATCAACGAGCTAATTAAATTTCAATCACCTGAAATGAAAAAAGAATATTTAAATGAAATAAAAACTATTGCCAACAACGTATATAAAAAATAGCGTTTTAATGACTTAATCCAAAGAAAACAAATAAACTAAAGGTCAGTTATAATCCAAAAAGTTAGTAAATAAAATCCGTTACTTTTCATATACAAGACCGTTGGCACCAGTTAGAAATGAACGAATTTGAAATAGACGATAAATACAAATTAGTACTGAAACCTGGTGATGGAAATATTTGGGATGTTCTGAAAGATGGAGAACTTATTAGTCATCCGGAATTTCTTTACAAATATTATCCGTTAAATGTATATAGTATTGATTGTTTGTTTCGAAGTTATTTCTATTTGTCCAACCCGAGCCAATTTAATGATCCTTTTGATTGCAATATAAATTTAATCGAAACGGTTGAAGGAATAGAATCAATGAATACTGTTGTAAGAAACAATTACTCTACTGCTGGTGTTTGTTGTCTTTCACAAAATATTGACAACCATTTAATGTGGGCTCACTACACGAATAACTATGACGGTTTTACTCTTCAATTCAAGGATATGCAAATAGAATCACCTTTATCAGATTATAAGGCATATGGACTTCGTCCAGTTATTTACACATCCAGTCCGAAAAAAGTCAATTCTTCCGAACCCTATGCTCACCAGTATTTATTCACTACGAAATTAAAACACTGGGAGTATGAGTCGGAATGGCGAATAGTCACTGACTTAAAAGACAGTAAGCATAGAGAAATGTATTTTGTTCCCGAAAATGTGACTGCTATCTATGTTGGACATAAGGTAGTTGACAATAATATTGGATTGTACAACTTAATACTTGATATACAAGAGCAGAAATATCCGAATGCAATAGTATATGTTGTTTACCCTCATTCGACGGAATTAAAACTGATGTTTGAAAGGGTTCTAAACTAAATTAACTGGTGCCAACAACACATATATCCCATCCCTGGAGTCTCCTTACCCTAAAAACTTCCCACAAAAAATACTATCTTAGAAATATCAATAAATAAGCATCCGGCAGTTTGTGTGGAATCGATCTCGTTGCCACATCATACCACCACCAAAAAAGAATACGCACTAATGACCTATTACGAGAAAGAACTTCATAGAATTCGTGCAATCGTCTATGCTAACGAGGCACAAATAAATACTGTCATTGGTGTTCGCAACTATATCGCTACTAATTACGAGCTCAATGTAAGCCTGGATATGTTGTCCCATATTCAGTTTGTTTCTAAGTTTCACCTTATCCGGCTGTTCAAAAAATACTACGGCCTAACACCTAGACAGTACCTCATCGACAAACGCATAGAGAGATCCAAAGATCACTTGGCAGCGGGAATGACCGTTACCGGGACCTGCTTTGCCGTGGGATTTGAGAGTTTAGGCTCCTTTAGCTCCTTATTTAAAAGGAAAACAGGACTATCGCCAGCGAAATTTCGAAAGGAGCAACTTTCAAGAAGCAAAAGTGAATGAGATGTCTCAAATTTGAGGTGTAATCAAAACATAAAAAGATGAAAGTAACACTCATTAGCATTCCGGTACGGGATCAGGAAAAGGCCCTAAAGTTCTATACAGAAAAACTTGGATTTTTAAAGAAGAAAGACGTACCCCTGGAAGGTGGCAACCGGTGGATCACCCTGGTCTCAAAAGAGGCACAGGACGGCCCGGAACTATTACTGGAACCGGCTCCGCTTCATTTCGAACCCTCTAAAGTCTACCAGGAGGCACTTATGGAAGCGGGAATCCCTTACACCCAGTTCGACGTCACTAACCTGGATGCCGAGTATGAGCGATTAACTAAAAATGGGGTGGAATTTAGCATGAAACCAACCGTGATGGGAACCGTGAAAGTCGCCGTCTTTAACGATACCTGCGGCAATAATATGCAACTGGTGGAAGAGTTGTAGAAAACACCGATCCCTATCTCACCTATAATCCCTAAGAAAATTTGGCTAACGCACAAAACTCCCCTACCTTTATCTTATGGCTAAACGATATGGAGAAAATACATCCCTGGGCGATGTTCTAAAGGAATTTATCCAGGCCAATCGGCTGCAGTCGGGCCTTGACAAGGTAACGGTAAAAGACGCATGGCAGGCAGTGATGGGCGAGGCTATTTCAAAGTACACCAGTTCGGTTAAACTGGAACGGGATACACTTTACGTGAATTTAACTTCCTCGGTCCTCAGGGAGGAATTAAGCTACGGGAAAACCAAGATCGTCTCCCTGCTTAACGAAGCTCTGGGGAAAGAACTCATTACCAAGATCGTACTTCGCTAGAAGAATGTAACCAAACTATTCCCTATCTCACTACAACGCCAATTTGTTTAATTTGGCCTTCCTTATGTGCCAAACCTTTATAAAATAAAAACGCCTCTCCGGGGAAAGGCGTTTCTGCTTGTATTTTTTTCTTTTTCTTCTGAAATAATTCTGCTACGCATCTAGCTGCTTCGTTTCCCGAAACTTATTAGAAGCACCGCCAGAAAGTAGAAGTATTAAAAGGTATCTCTACCGGCAAAGTGGAAGGCTCCTTCGATAGCAGCGTTCTCGTCACTGTCACTTCCGTGTACAGCATTTTCACCTATAGAGGCAGCATATAGTTTTCTAATAGTTCCTTCGGCAGCTTCCGCAGGATTTGTAGCACCAATAAGCGTACGGAAATCCTCTACAGCATTGTCTTTTTCAAGGATGGCTGCTACTATAGGGCCGCGTGTCATATACTCAACCAATTCTCCGAAGAAAGGACGCTCTTTATGGATGGCGTAGAATTCTTTGGCATCGTCGGTGGTCATTTGCGTTAATTTCATCGCAACGATCTTAAAACCGGCTGCATTTATTTTTTCAAGAATAGCCCCAATATGTCCTTTTTCAACGGCATCGGGCTTTAACATAGTAAACGTTCTGTCTGTTCTCATATTTTTTTTGAATTTCGGTGCAAACCTACGTTTTTTGAAAACAGCATACAAGCGATTAACGTTCATTTAATATTGCTGGGTAAACCGCTCGTAAATGAAGTTGTCCTCCCCTCTCAATTCGAAGGTTACCTGCTTTTTGGTGAAGTCGAATAACAGTAATCCGAAATTAAGTCGTTTTACCACATTGCTCACCCTATATTCATTGGCTTCGGTGGCATAAGTGATCCAGGTATGTGTCATCCCGCTGGAGGTAAAATCTACCAGGGGATATCCCAGCCCGGCTTCAGCGTCCACAGAGATCTCCCCTAAATGTCGGTCGCCGCTCAAAATAATTATATTCGGCGCTTTGGCCGTTTTAAGGAGTTCTCTCATCCTTTTTACTTCTGAAGGGAAATTATACCACTTCTCCCAACCGTGTTCCTTACTTAAAAACTGTATACTGCTTACAATTAATGTGAAATCTGCGCTGTCGTCCTTCAATTCTTCTTCCAGCCAGGCCCACTGGGCTTCCCCGAGCAGGGTGCCGTCGTGGTCTTCGGGCCAGGGCTCGTAGCTCCTTTTCGGATTAGTGCTTTTATTGAGTTTTGTGCGGAAATACCGGGTGTCCAGGGAGATCAGTTTTATACTTCCTCTCTCTGTGTTATATACTTCCGAAAAATAGACGCCTTCCCGGTTTCGTCGCTCATCGTCTTTATTTACGCCCATGAAATCCAGGAAGATCGTTTTAGCCTCCTGTTTTTTCTCCCATTCGGTACCGGCGTCGTTCTTTCCGTAATCATGATCGTCCCAGGTTCCGGTAATGGTTGTTTTGCCCGCTAATTGCATGTAGCCGGGATGTGAAAGTACTTTGTCGTAATCGGCTTTCATTTTTGCCATATCGTTGGTATCGGCATATACGTTATCGCCTCCCCAGATAAACAGATCGGGTGCTGTCTCGAGGATGGGTTCCCACAGCGGCTGGGGTCGATCCTGGTCGCTGCAACTGGCAAAAACCAGGGTGTAATCGGCCACAGGTTTGGCCTGATTCTCTTTTTCGGGGGTTTCTTTATTTTTTTCTTCTGAAGGGTTTCCGCAGCAAACCAATAGTAAGCATGGAAGGATATAAAGCAAGGATTTCATGAAAAAGGTGTTGCGATTTAGGTCAAATTTAAGCAATTTGGCTATGACATTCGTTTTAAGAAATTGTATCTTAGCCCCCTATGAATGAGGCCATCACTGCCAGTGCCAAAGCACTGCTCGCCACACCCAAAAATATAGTCGTTGTAGGGCATAAGAATCCGGATGGAGATGCCGTGGGCTCTTGTCTGGCACTTGCCAATACCCTAAACGCCATGGGCCACGAGGCACAGGTGATCATGCCTAACGATTTCCCCGATTTCCTGAAATGGCTACCAGACTGCGAGCAGGTACTCATCTTCGATAAGGAGGTTGAAAAAAGTACCCGCTTTATTAACGACGCCGAACTCATCTTCACCCTGGATTTTAACGCCCTGGATCGTACCGGCGATATGGTACAACCTCTTAGTGAGGCCACGGCAGATTTTATCCTGATCGATCATCACCAGCAACCGGATGATTATGCGGCGGTTATCTATAGCGATACGGCCATGAGTTCCACCTGCGAGATGGTGTTCCATTTTATCGATGCCCTCGGGAAACTTGACCTCATCACTGCCGACACGGCAACTTTACTGTATACAGGCATTATGACCGATACCGGTTCGTTTCGGTATCCGGCTACTTCGGCTACCACCCACAGGGTTATCGCCCACCTTATAGAATGCGGGGTGAATAACGCCGAAATTCATCAGAATATCTACGATACCAACACCCCCGACCGTATCGCTCTACTGGGAGTGGCACTTCAGAATATGAAGATCCTGCCCGAATACAGAACTGCTTACATCACCTTATCCCAGCAGGAACTGGACGAAAATAATTTTAAAAAGGGAGATACCGAAGGATTTGTAAACTACGCTCTTTCTGTTTCCGGGGTGGTTTTCGCCCTTATCTTTATTGAGAACAAACAGGAGCAGATCGTAAAGATCTCCTTGCGTAGTAAAGGCTCCTTCTCGGTGAACGAATTTGCAAGAAAATATTTCAATGGCGGAGGCCACACCAATGCCGCCGGGGGAAGAAGCAGCTTACCTCTGGATAAGACCATTACTGAATTTATTAGTATATTGCCGTCCCACAAAAAAGAACTTACCGATGAATCTTAGATCTGCATTACTACTCGTTCTCGGTTGTATTTTCTTCGTTTCCTGCAAAAGCCCGGAAGCAAGAAAACCTGTACAGCAAAGTTCGGGAAGCTTTATCAAAGAATCTGCTAAGCGAAATAAGGTACTTTACAAGAAAGAAGAGGCGCGAATTGCCAGTATAATGGAGGCCAATCCGGAGCATGATTATTTATCTTCCGATCGCGGTTTCTGGTACTACTATAATGTAAAGGATAGCCTGGACGTTCCCACACCCGATTTTGGCGACGTGGTTACA includes the following:
- a CDS encoding DUF2971 domain-containing protein; translation: MNEFEIDDKYKLVLKPGDGNIWDVLKDGELISHPEFLYKYYPLNVYSIDCLFRSYFYLSNPSQFNDPFDCNINLIETVEGIESMNTVVRNNYSTAGVCCLSQNIDNHLMWAHYTNNYDGFTLQFKDMQIESPLSDYKAYGLRPVIYTSSPKKVNSSEPYAHQYLFTTKLKHWEYESEWRIVTDLKDSKHREMYFVPENVTAIYVGHKVVDNNIGLYNLILDIQEQKYPNAIVYVVYPHSTELKLMFERVLN
- a CDS encoding helix-turn-helix domain-containing protein; amino-acid sequence: MESISLPHHTTTKKEYALMTYYEKELHRIRAIVYANEAQINTVIGVRNYIATNYELNVSLDMLSHIQFVSKFHLIRLFKKYYGLTPRQYLIDKRIERSKDHLAAGMTVTGTCFAVGFESLGSFSSLFKRKTGLSPAKFRKEQLSRSKSE
- a CDS encoding VOC family protein is translated as MKVTLISIPVRDQEKALKFYTEKLGFLKKKDVPLEGGNRWITLVSKEAQDGPELLLEPAPLHFEPSKVYQEALMEAGIPYTQFDVTNLDAEYERLTKNGVEFSMKPTVMGTVKVAVFNDTCGNNMQLVEEL
- a CDS encoding DUF721 domain-containing protein, which encodes MAKRYGENTSLGDVLKEFIQANRLQSGLDKVTVKDAWQAVMGEAISKYTSSVKLERDTLYVNLTSSVLREELSYGKTKIVSLLNEALGKELITKIVLR
- a CDS encoding nucleoside-diphosphate kinase, which produces MRTDRTFTMLKPDAVEKGHIGAILEKINAAGFKIVAMKLTQMTTDDAKEFYAIHKERPFFGELVEYMTRGPIVAAILEKDNAVEDFRTLIGATNPAEAAEGTIRKLYAASIGENAVHGSDSDENAAIEGAFHFAGRDTF
- a CDS encoding alkaline phosphatase D family protein — translated: MKSLLYILPCLLLVCCGNPSEEKNKETPEKENQAKPVADYTLVFASCSDQDRPQPLWEPILETAPDLFIWGGDNVYADTNDMAKMKADYDKVLSHPGYMQLAGKTTITGTWDDHDYGKNDAGTEWEKKQEAKTIFLDFMGVNKDDERRNREGVYFSEVYNTERGSIKLISLDTRYFRTKLNKSTNPKRSYEPWPEDHDGTLLGEAQWAWLEEELKDDSADFTLIVSSIQFLSKEHGWEKWYNFPSEVKRMRELLKTAKAPNIIILSGDRHLGEISVDAEAGLGYPLVDFTSSGMTHTWITYATEANEYRVSNVVKRLNFGLLLFDFTKKQVTFELRGEDNFIYERFTQQY
- a CDS encoding DHH family phosphoesterase; the protein is MNEAITASAKALLATPKNIVVVGHKNPDGDAVGSCLALANTLNAMGHEAQVIMPNDFPDFLKWLPDCEQVLIFDKEVEKSTRFINDAELIFTLDFNALDRTGDMVQPLSEATADFILIDHHQQPDDYAAVIYSDTAMSSTCEMVFHFIDALGKLDLITADTATLLYTGIMTDTGSFRYPATSATTHRVIAHLIECGVNNAEIHQNIYDTNTPDRIALLGVALQNMKILPEYRTAYITLSQQELDENNFKKGDTEGFVNYALSVSGVVFALIFIENKQEQIVKISLRSKGSFSVNEFARKYFNGGGHTNAAGGRSSLPLDKTITEFISILPSHKKELTDES
- the gldI gene encoding gliding motility-associated peptidyl-prolyl isomerase GldI produces the protein MNLRSALLLVLGCIFFVSCKSPEARKPVQQSSGSFIKESAKRNKVLYKKEEARIASIMEANPEHDYLSSDRGFWYYYNVKDSLDVPTPDFGDVVTFTYNIQSLEGEPILTESETGLQTYKIDQSNQDLISGLRDGVKLMKVGEQVTFLFPSYKAYGYYGLEDKLGTNVPVRSTVTLKSIQQSQ